The DNA segment TGGCAAGACGATCTTCATAGATGTCGAAGCCCGCATTTAGCCCAAATTTGCGGTCGAGCACATAACAGGAAACAACAGCCGCAGTGCGATAACGACTTTGACGCAGGAGATAGGCGATGGAAGTCTGTTGGTCTTGAAACTTTTGTAAGCCATTGTGGTGCATATTGTGCCGGGTCGGATAGAGACCTGTAAGAATGGAAACATGCGAAGGAAAAGTCAGCGGCACCTGGCAAAACGCATTTTCAAACAGGATTCCTTGTCGCGCAATGTTGTCTAGATTCGGCGTGTGGTTAGAACCGCCGTAACAGGAGAGAGCATCCGGACGGATCGTATCGATTGTAATCAGGAGGATTTTGTTGACTGCCGGCGTCTGCGGAAGTTTCACGCTGATACTCGATATAAGGAGAGCTGCGAATACAGCAAAACTCGCGCAAATCCTCCACATGCATCTATTTTAGACAATTTCAGCGCAAGTTACGGGGCGCGCGCGTGTGGTGCCGGTTTGGATGTCCTATGGCTGCCACCTGAGAGCCGCTATAATTTCGATAAGATTGATTGATGAATAAGCCTCCGCTGCTTTCACATCCAATTTTTCTTGTTCATTAAGTAACTCAGCCTAAAACGACTCAGACAAATGACAGTCCAAAAGGATCTAATTATATGGAAAGACACATTCGCGTTGGACGGCGCAAATGAAAAAAATTCACGATAATGAAATACTACTGCGTAGAAATAATCTCGAAGAATTGCAGGACTGGGTTTTCATTCCAAACACGCTATCTGGTTGTCCCGTGAAAATGCTCCGATTTCCCTCCGTGCCCACAAAGGGGACAAAATAAGAGCGGGATTTTGTGGAAGTTACAATCCCAACCACACGTGGCTTAGCTTTATTTCGTCTCATGCGATTTGTCGATGACCGCCCCCTTCGGCATTTTGAACATTTCGGGATCGGGTCTGCTTTCGCGCAGAATCACGTTTTCGTATCGGTAGGAACCAACGGCCTTTCCCAGTTGATTCTTTTCCCAGGCACGGAACGTTACCTTTTTAGGAACGATAACGCCATTCACGGTTTGCCATTCGTTGTAGACGATCGCATGACGCTCTAAGTGTTCTGCCGGTTTGCCCTGACGAAACGCCGGGTACGTAATGATGTACAGCACCAGATGCAACCGGTTTGTCTCCTTATCAAAGTACGCGATGTAGTAGTCTTCGGGCGTATCCCCAACTCCTTTTTCGAAAGTGATTTTGACCACGTCATACATTTTCCCTTCTAACGCTTTCGTACCGACAGACTCCTGTTTCGTTCCTGGATCCGCGAAAAAGAAGGGAAGTCCAAAGAAGTAAAACGGTGTAGAAATGTAGAATCGCGGAGGGCTGCCTAAAACATCCAGGTCGCCGACGATCCAAACATCTTTTCCATCGAAGCCAACCTTGTATCGGTTACTCGTAATTACAATTTTGCGGGACTTCAAATCAATAACCTGATGATCACTGTGTGCACCTTCCTTCCCAAAGGGCCAATCCCGAACGTCATACTCGACAGTTCCAAAACGCCGGAACTGTTCGAGTCCTCCGTGAGCTTTGGAGGCTTCCTCCAGACCCGCAGATGCGGAAGCGGAAACAAGCAAAAGCATCAGCGATAAAAGAAAAAACAAAATCCTTGCTACCATGTTCATCCTCCATTTTTCAGGGACGCAGATCGAAACGCTCTGCGCTTTGGGATCACATGTCATTTTCGCACAACTCCACCCGGGGTGATTGAGAACCATGAGAAAACGCAGATGGATGGCTGGCACAAAAACACCGGCGGATTGCAGAACGCGCCCATACGGGTCGATGATCCCACTGATTCCTGTATTGGCGACTCGCACCATATAACGGCGGTTCTCGATCGCTCTCATGACAGCCATCGCGAAGTGCTGTCGCGGAGCGGAAGTGTCGCCAAACCATGCATCGTTGGTGATATTCACCAGGAGAGAAGCATCACGTAAAGAGAACTGACGGGACAATTGCGGAAAGATGACATCAAAACAGATTTGGACAGAAAACTTATTCCCGCGCAACCGAAAGGTTTCATAGTTCTGTCCGGGAGAAAAATCAGAGATCTCCGGAACTACCTTGCCCGCAAAAAACAAAATCGAACGCAACGGCACGTATTCGCCAAACGGAACCAGATACATCTTGTCGTAGCGCCCTTCAATGTCACCCTTGCTGTTTACAAGAAACGCGCTGTTATATACCCTTCCGCGATCGAAGAAATCGCTGCCGATCAGCATTGGCGTACGGCTGCGCCGTGCCAGATTCATGATTTGCTCCCACCAGAGGCCGCCTTCGCGAAGCGGAAACAAGGTGGAATATTCGGACCATACGATCAGGTCCGGTTTGCGGGCACGGATTAACTCTTCCGTCATCCGCAAGTGTTTCCGGTTGATTTCTTCGGCAAACTCGTAGCGCAATTTGACGCCCTGTGGAATGTTTCCCTGAATACAACCCACGGTGATCGGGTTTCCGGCTACCGGCCGTGAAAGGATACGATTTCCGAAATATGCAATACACAACAAGACGGTAATTATTGCTAAAAGATAGATGCATTTTCTAAGAACTAATACGGTAGTAGATGCGGCATTGAAGGCCATCAAGAGCCAGGACAACCCGTAAACTCCTGTGACGCTGGCCAATTGGGCAATCGCTAGTTGGCTGTACTGGCTATACCCGAGCAGGCACCAGGGGAATTGAATGAAGAGATTGCGAAGCCATTCCAGAGTGATCCACACAAACGGAGCCGCCAGCATAGCGATCTGCATTCCCAATCGCGAACGTAATACTCCCAGGACCGCTCCGAAAGTGCCCCAGAAGAGAGACAGAAGCAAACAAAGCAGAATCAGGATTCCGCCGGATAGAAAGAACCCCAATTTCGTATAATGCTCGAGCACGTGGAAGATCCAGTACAGGTTGCCCAGTTGAAAGAGGAATCCGCTCAGAAAAAAATAGAAAAAGAGATCACGTGAAGGAAGAAAAGGGACCAGCAGCAGCAAGGGAATGAAACATACAAATCCGAGCCACGAGAATTGCAACGATGGGAAAATACTGATCTGAAGCAGTCCTGATAGCAGAACGCAGAGAAATGGAGAAGGGACTGTTTTCAGCCGGTGGAACGCCATGGGGTCAATAGGCTCCACCATTAAAGACCTGAGCACTATCCTACTCCATGTATGAAGCTCAACCGTTTCGGGACGGCTCGTATCTTGTAATCGGTTATGGCGCAACGGAGAAGAATGCAGATCATGAAGCTTACGTCATGCGAATTACGGCGGACGGAAAAGTTCAATATCACAAAACGTTCGGAGGTCCTACTCACGATCGTGCAACCAACGCTCTGATTCTGGAAAATAATGCGCTTATCGTAGTTGGACAGACACAACGACCTGATTCGGCGGATGAAGATTCCGGTTGGGACATGATGGTTTATGCGATCGATCCGATTGCACTCCGATCTGGTCCGCAAGATATGGTGGTGAAGGGGTCGAATTTGGAAGAGCGGTGAAAGGGGACGCCTCCAATCTCTGGTTGATCGGTCATACCACTTCGGAACAGGGCAGCAACGTGCTCATGATCCGGATGGATGCATC comes from the bacterium genome and includes:
- the lnt gene encoding apolipoprotein N-acyltransferase; translation: MLRSLMVEPIDPMAFHRLKTVPSPFLCVLLSGLLQISIFPSLQFSWLGFVCFIPLLLLVPFLPSRDLFFYFFLSGFLFQLGNLYWIFHVLEHYTKLGFFLSGGILILLCLLLSLFWGTFGAVLGVLRSRLGMQIAMLAAPFVWITLEWLRNLFIQFPWCLLGYSQYSQLAIAQLASVTGVYGLSWLLMAFNAASTTVLVLRKCIYLLAIITVLLCIAYFGNRILSRPVAGNPITVGCIQGNIPQGVKLRYEFAEEINRKHLRMTEELIRARKPDLIVWSEYSTLFPLREGGLWWEQIMNLARRSRTPMLIGSDFFDRGRVYNSAFLVNSKGDIEGRYDKMYLVPFGEYVPLRSILFFAGKVVPEISDFSPGQNYETFRLRGNKFSVQICFDVIFPQLSRQFSLRDASLLVNITNDAWFGDTSAPRQHFAMAVMRAIENRRYMVRVANTGISGIIDPYGRVLQSAGVFVPAIHLRFLMVLNHPGWSCAKMTCDPKAQSVSICVPEKWRMNMVARILFFLLSLMLLLVSASASAGLEEASKAHGGLEQFRRFGTVEYDVRDWPFGKEGAHSDHQVIDLKSRKIVITSNRYKVGFDGKDVWIVGDLDVLGSPPRFYISTPFYFFGLPFFFADPGTKQESVGTKALEGKMYDVVKITFEKGVGDTPEDYYIAYFDKETNRLHLVLYIITYPAFRQGKPAEHLERHAIVYNEWQTVNGVIVPKKVTFRAWEKNQLGKAVGSYRYENVILRESRPDPEMFKMPKGAVIDKSHETK